Proteins encoded together in one Megalops cyprinoides isolate fMegCyp1 chromosome 20, fMegCyp1.pri, whole genome shotgun sequence window:
- the LOC118795630 gene encoding glutamine synthetase yields MATSASSNLSKAVKQQYMELPQGDKVQAMYIWIDGTGEGLRCKTRTLDSEPKSIEDLPEWNFDGSSTYQSEGSNSDMYLIPSAMFRDPFRKDPNKLVLCEVLKYNHKPAETNLRKTCQKVMEMVENQHPWFGMEQEYTILGTDGHPFGWPSNGFPGPQGPYYCGVGADKAYGRDIVEAHYRACLYAGVQICGTNAEVMPAQWEFQVGPCEGINMGDHLWIARFILHRVCEDFGVVASFDPKPIPGNWNGAGCHTNFSTKEMREEGGLKFIEESIEKLGKRHHYHIRAYDPKGGLDNARRLTGHHETSNIHEFSAGVANRGASIRIPRSVGQEKKGYFEDRRPSANCDPYAVTEALIRTCLLNEEGDEPMDYKN; encoded by the exons ATGGCCACGTCTGCCAGCTCCAATTTGAGTAAAGCTGTTAAACAGCAGTACATGGAGCTCCCCCAGGGAGACAAAGTTCAAGCCATGTACATCTGGATTGATGGAACAGGAGAAGGACTCCGTTGTAAGACCAGAACCTTGGATTCTGAGCCCAAGAGCATTGAAG ATCTGCCTGAATGGAACTTTGATGGCTCCAGCACCTACCAATCAGAGGGCTCCAACAGCGACATGTACCTGATCCCATCAGCCATGTTCAGGGATCCCTTCCGCAAAGATCCCAACAAGCTGGTCCTCTGTGAGGTGCTGAAGTACAACCACAAGCCTGCAG AAACCAACCTCCGCAAGACTTGTCAGAAAGTGATGGAGATGGTGGAGAACCAGCACCCCTGGTTCGGAATGGAGCAAGAGTACACCATACTGGGCACTGATGGACATCCCTTTGGCTGGCCCTCAAATGGATTCCCTGGTCCCCAAG GTCCTTACTACTGTGGAGTGGGAGCAGACAAGGCCTATGGACGAGACATTGTGGAGGCCCACTACAGAGCCTGCCTGTACGCTGGGGTTCAGATCTGTGGCACAAACGCAGAAGTCATGCCGGCTCAG tgGGAGTTTCAGGTCGGTCCCTGCGAAGGCATTAACATGGGAGACCACCTCTGGATCGCACGCTTCATCCTGCACAGAGTCTGCGAAGACTTCGGCGTGGTGGCCTCGTTTGACCCCAAGCCCATCCCCGGGAACTGGAACGGTGCTGGCTGTCACACAAACTTCAGCACCAAGGAGATGCGCGAAGAGGGCGGGTTGAA ATTCATTGAAGAGTCCATCGAGAAGCTGGGCAAGAGGCACCACTACCACATCCGTGCCTACGATCCCAAGGGGGGGCTGGACAACGCCAGGCGCCTGACTGGCCACCACGAAACATCCAACATCCACGAGTTCTCCGCGGGAGTGGCCAACCGTGGCGCTAGCATCCGAATCCCGCGCTCAGTGGGCCAGGAGAAGAAGGGCTACTTTGAAGACCGCCGTCCCTCGGCCAACTGCGACCCCTATGCCGTCACAGAAGCGCTGATCCGCACATGTTTGCTCAACGAAGAGGGCGACGAACCCATGGACTACAAGAATTGA